A single Nostoc sp. PCC 7107 DNA region contains:
- the hisG gene encoding ATP phosphoribosyltransferase translates to MLTVALPKGELLKNSIRLLQSVGLDFSAFLDSGNRQLQILDASGQAKGLLVRAQDVPVYVEYGQAQLGIVGYDVLREKQPQVAHLVDLQFGYCRMSVAIKASSPYKSPLDFPPHCRIASKYVNCAREYFQSLDLPVEIVPLSGSVELGPITGMSEAIVDLVSTGRTLRENGLIELETLYHSTARLIGHPLSYRINTGNLCELSAKLREVALVGV, encoded by the coding sequence ATGTTGACTGTTGCACTACCGAAAGGGGAACTACTGAAAAATAGCATCCGCCTATTACAATCTGTGGGATTAGATTTTAGTGCTTTTTTAGATTCTGGAAATCGCCAACTTCAGATTCTTGATGCTAGTGGACAAGCTAAGGGTTTGTTGGTACGCGCCCAGGATGTACCTGTCTATGTAGAATATGGTCAGGCACAGTTGGGTATTGTTGGTTATGATGTGTTGCGAGAGAAACAGCCACAAGTTGCACATTTAGTTGATTTGCAGTTTGGCTATTGTCGCATGTCGGTGGCAATTAAAGCATCAAGTCCTTACAAATCACCTTTAGATTTCCCGCCACATTGTCGAATTGCTTCTAAGTATGTGAATTGTGCTAGGGAATATTTTCAAAGTCTAGATTTACCTGTAGAAATAGTCCCCTTGTCCGGTTCGGTGGAACTTGGCCCAATTACAGGAATGTCAGAAGCAATTGTCGATTTGGTATCTACTGGGCGGACTCTGCGGGAAAATGGTTTAATCGAGCTTGAAACTTTGTATCACAGTACAGCGCGGTTGATTGGACATCCTTTAAGTTATCGAATTAATACAGGTAATTTGTGTGAATTGAGCGCTAAATTGCGAGAAGTGGCTTTAGTGGGGGTATAG